A region of uncultured Anaeromusa sp. DNA encodes the following proteins:
- a CDS encoding carbon starvation protein A, which produces MNSALLLIVSGCLFVLAYRYYSAFIAAKVLMLNDTYVTPAYRCNDGREFVPTNKWVLFGHHFAAIAGAGPLVGPVLAAQYGWGPGFAWILLGSIFAGAVHDFVILFASIRHNGQSLAVIARREVGPLTGITTSLSIFFIIIVALAGLAMVVVNALFKNPWGLYTLSMTIPIAVVIGLYMFKIFPGAIRSGSIIGFLAVLGAVFSGSWLLPGGPLESWAEAFNLSKPALSVALPVYGFCAATLPVWLLLAPRDYLSSYMKIGTIGALALGILVVQPSVNIPFTTPFINGGGPIIPGPVWPYVFITIACGAISGFHSLISSGTTPKMIEIETHARAIGYGGMVMEGFVAMMALISAVVMMPGDYLAINSPAAAYAKIAAQFPTVEIKQLSALVGMDVMHRPGGAVSLAVGMAHIFSSIGGMKHLMSYWYQFAIMFEALFILTTIDAGTRVARYILQDILGTYVYAPLKESHWWPGILFTSALVSVMWGYLLYSGDVGTIWPLFGVANQLLAIVALALGTTIILKIAPKSYALITFVPMVFLVVTVIAAGIMNVGMFFKMGNLLGNINGTVSIVLIVLVVITLIDCTRKWLELLKTDKPVGMNTEIQNFCEYGKTQPNVTP; this is translated from the coding sequence ATGAATTCCGCTTTACTTCTCATTGTATCCGGCTGCCTATTCGTTTTGGCATATCGCTATTATTCCGCATTTATTGCTGCTAAAGTTCTCATGCTTAATGACACGTACGTAACTCCTGCCTATCGTTGCAACGATGGACGCGAGTTTGTGCCTACGAACAAATGGGTGCTCTTTGGTCATCACTTTGCTGCGATTGCCGGAGCAGGCCCGCTTGTAGGTCCTGTATTGGCGGCCCAATATGGCTGGGGCCCTGGCTTTGCTTGGATTCTTTTGGGATCCATCTTTGCAGGCGCTGTGCATGACTTCGTTATTCTCTTTGCGTCAATTCGTCATAATGGTCAGTCCTTGGCCGTTATCGCCCGGCGTGAAGTAGGACCGCTGACCGGTATCACTACTTCTCTTTCAATTTTCTTTATTATTATTGTGGCTTTGGCCGGCTTGGCCATGGTTGTTGTAAATGCTCTCTTTAAAAATCCCTGGGGCCTTTACACCTTGAGCATGACGATTCCGATCGCGGTTGTGATTGGTCTGTATATGTTCAAAATTTTCCCCGGCGCCATTCGATCCGGCTCCATTATTGGCTTTTTGGCCGTATTGGGCGCTGTTTTTTCGGGGAGTTGGCTGCTTCCTGGGGGGCCGCTGGAAAGCTGGGCTGAAGCATTTAATTTGAGCAAGCCTGCATTGTCAGTTGCCTTGCCGGTTTACGGTTTCTGTGCCGCTACGCTGCCTGTATGGCTGCTGCTGGCGCCGCGCGATTATTTGAGCTCCTATATGAAAATCGGCACCATTGGAGCTTTAGCGCTTGGCATTCTGGTTGTACAGCCTTCGGTTAATATTCCTTTTACGACGCCTTTTATTAATGGCGGCGGCCCTATTATTCCCGGACCGGTATGGCCCTATGTATTTATTACCATTGCTTGCGGTGCCATTTCCGGTTTCCATTCCCTCATTAGCTCCGGTACAACCCCGAAAATGATCGAAATTGAAACTCATGCTCGGGCCATTGGCTACGGCGGCATGGTTATGGAAGGCTTTGTAGCTATGATGGCCTTGATTTCCGCCGTGGTTATGATGCCTGGCGACTATTTGGCTATCAACAGCCCAGCGGCTGCGTATGCCAAAATAGCTGCGCAGTTCCCAACTGTAGAAATCAAACAGCTGTCCGCGTTGGTTGGCATGGATGTTATGCATCGTCCCGGCGGCGCCGTTTCGCTGGCCGTGGGCATGGCTCATATTTTCTCCAGTATCGGCGGCATGAAGCATCTGATGAGCTACTGGTATCAATTTGCTATCATGTTTGAAGCTCTCTTTATCCTGACTACGATCGATGCAGGCACCCGTGTGGCCCGCTACATTTTGCAGGATATTTTGGGAACCTATGTGTATGCTCCGTTGAAAGAATCGCACTGGTGGCCTGGCATTCTTTTCACCAGCGCACTTGTAAGTGTAATGTGGGGCTACTTGCTCTACAGCGGTGACGTAGGAACGATTTGGCCGCTCTTTGGCGTAGCCAATCAGCTCCTCGCCATTGTTGCTTTAGCCTTGGGAACGACGATCATTTTGAAAATTGCTCCTAAGAGCTACGCCTTGATTACCTTTGTGCCAATGGTCTTTCTGGTTGTCACCGTTATTGCCGCAGGTATTATGAATGTCGGCATGTTTTTCAAAATGGGAAATCTCTTAGGCAATATTAATGGAACG
- a CDS encoding LytTR family DNA-binding domain-containing protein — MPNECRLRAFLVDDEMHARNELAYLLSLHEDVQVCGQAAGVTEGLAGVFREKPDVVFVDVEMPGLSGLLLAEAFADKPEAPLLVFATAHEEFAARAFDLNALDYVLKPFSQKRIGRCLDKVRTAWKERHSDNRLCSSPTYFKEKLAIDDGGKTVLINAEDILLVQAANNQVRIQTKDKTYAASFSLNELQERLGEESFFRSHRSYLVNLRKVKEIIPWFNGAYNIILEGLPGEEIPVSRQQAGPLKRIFGL; from the coding sequence ATGCCTAATGAATGCAGATTGCGGGCATTTCTGGTGGATGACGAAATGCATGCGCGCAATGAGCTGGCTTATTTGCTTTCTCTTCACGAAGATGTTCAGGTTTGCGGCCAAGCGGCTGGCGTAACAGAGGGGCTTGCTGGCGTATTCAGAGAAAAGCCGGATGTCGTCTTTGTAGATGTGGAGATGCCTGGACTTAGCGGTCTTTTGTTGGCAGAGGCTTTTGCCGATAAACCGGAAGCGCCTCTGCTTGTCTTTGCCACTGCCCATGAAGAATTCGCCGCCCGGGCGTTTGATCTGAATGCCTTAGACTACGTATTGAAACCGTTTTCACAAAAAAGGATTGGGCGTTGTCTGGATAAGGTGCGTACTGCCTGGAAAGAACGTCATAGTGATAATCGCTTGTGTTCTTCGCCTACCTATTTTAAAGAAAAGCTGGCTATTGATGATGGAGGCAAAACCGTATTGATCAATGCAGAGGATATTCTTTTAGTGCAGGCGGCAAACAATCAAGTGCGCATTCAAACAAAGGATAAGACTTATGCAGCCAGCTTTAGCTTGAATGAACTACAGGAACGGCTGGGCGAGGAAAGCTTTTTTCGCAGCCATCGCAGCTATTTGGTTAATCTCCGTAAGGTGAAAGAAATTATCCCCTGGTTTAACGGAGCTTACAATATTATCTTAGAAGGTCTGCCTGGTGAGGAGATACCTGTAAGTAGGCAGCAGGCTGGCCCGCTCAAACGTATTTTTGGTCTATAA
- a CDS encoding sensor histidine kinase, giving the protein MEESLSVILLQRIAILSVIAYIFSHTRAFRYLFKEETTLREQFILMLFFSTLSVGGTYMGVPVEGALVNVRDTGVVVGGLLCGPLVGAVAGIVGGLHRIFIGGFTAVECGISTILAGFLAGYIHYRMRPRTPEVVTGIVTSTTVVLFSMGLIWFFAKPDSVAQSLVLQALLPMVLANALGIAAFMIIIYNAREHQTKIAAIQTHKALHIANATLPYFRQGLNRLSAEKVATTVRYITGAAAVAITNQHTVLAHVGLGADHHPAGGPIVTSVTKECIQSGQIMTARNGREIGCSNAECPLHSAVLAPLLCREKIVGAFKLYYSRDDAMNQLDIEFAQGLGQIFSTQLELASLQQMSEMATKAELKALQAQVNPHFLFNALNTIVSLCRTDSEQARTLLIELSDFFRRTLKSSREFVSLQEELELVDSYLVLEKARFGPRLKVEKEIDATMLGIQVPAFILQPLVENAVKHGLLARESGGMVGLNISQRAGHMEICVYDDGLGIEEKVMEKILLLGYGKGTGVGLTNVNERLKVLYGASYALKMESIPDEGTRIYFRIPVHANEREEYHA; this is encoded by the coding sequence ATGGAAGAAAGCTTGTCTGTGATTTTATTGCAGCGTATTGCAATCCTTTCTGTTATTGCGTACATCTTCTCTCATACCAGAGCTTTTCGCTATCTTTTTAAAGAAGAAACCACTTTGCGCGAGCAGTTTATTTTGATGCTCTTCTTTTCCACATTGTCTGTTGGCGGAACGTATATGGGCGTTCCCGTAGAAGGGGCGTTAGTCAATGTGCGTGATACCGGCGTTGTCGTGGGAGGGCTGCTGTGTGGGCCTCTCGTAGGTGCTGTGGCTGGCATTGTCGGCGGGCTGCACCGGATTTTCATTGGCGGCTTTACGGCAGTGGAATGTGGAATTTCTACTATTTTGGCAGGATTTTTGGCGGGTTACATCCACTATCGTATGCGCCCGCGGACGCCGGAAGTGGTAACTGGTATTGTTACCAGTACAACGGTGGTCTTATTCAGCATGGGTTTGATCTGGTTTTTTGCCAAACCGGACAGTGTGGCCCAATCGCTTGTTTTACAGGCGTTGTTACCAATGGTGCTGGCTAATGCGTTGGGAATTGCAGCCTTTATGATTATTATTTACAATGCTCGCGAACATCAGACGAAAATTGCCGCCATTCAAACTCATAAAGCCTTGCATATTGCCAATGCTACGCTGCCTTACTTTCGGCAGGGGCTTAATCGTTTGTCGGCGGAAAAAGTAGCGACAACTGTGCGATATATTACCGGTGCCGCCGCGGTCGCCATCACGAATCAGCATACGGTGTTGGCTCACGTGGGTTTGGGGGCGGATCATCATCCGGCAGGTGGGCCGATCGTTACTTCCGTGACCAAAGAATGCATTCAAAGCGGGCAGATAATGACCGCTCGCAATGGCAGGGAAATTGGCTGCAGCAATGCAGAGTGTCCATTGCATTCGGCCGTATTGGCACCGCTCTTATGCCGCGAAAAAATTGTCGGCGCTTTTAAGCTGTACTATAGCCGAGACGATGCCATGAATCAATTGGACATTGAGTTTGCCCAAGGCTTGGGACAGATCTTTAGTACGCAATTGGAATTAGCCAGTTTGCAGCAAATGTCGGAAATGGCAACCAAAGCGGAACTGAAGGCCCTACAAGCGCAAGTCAATCCTCATTTTTTATTTAATGCGCTGAACACTATTGTTTCTTTATGCCGCACTGATTCCGAGCAAGCCAGAACCTTGCTGATTGAACTAAGCGATTTTTTTCGACGCACGCTGAAATCTTCAAGGGAGTTTGTCAGCCTTCAAGAAGAACTGGAATTGGTCGATTCGTATTTGGTGCTGGAAAAAGCGCGCTTTGGTCCGCGGCTAAAGGTGGAAAAAGAAATAGACGCCACTATGCTGGGTATACAGGTGCCAGCATTTATTCTGCAGCCTTTAGTGGAAAACGCCGTTAAGCACGGCCTTTTAGCCAGGGAGAGCGGCGGCATGGTTGGATTGAACATTTCCCAACGGGCAGGCCATATGGAAATTTGCGTATATGATGACGGCTTGGGAATTGAAGAAAAAGTAATGGAAAAGATTCTCCTGTTGGGGTATGGAAAAGGAACTGGCGTAGGCCTTACCAATGTTAATGAGCGTCTAAAAGTATTGTATGGCGCTTCTTATGCGCTGAAGATGGAAAGCATCCCAGACGAAGGCACTCGTATTTATTTTCGGATCCCTGTCCATGCCAATGAAAGAGAGGAATACCATGCCTAA
- a CDS encoding lysophospholipid acyltransferase family protein, translated as MYRLVSLFLYGLFRFVFRCRVYGVENIPATGAVIIASNHIGNFDPPVIGCQLSRRIYFMAKEELFRVPILAGVIRWLGAFPVKRGSADRHAVKRMLEILVAGQVLGVFPEGTRGKNGVLGEPEPGMAMMALKTGTTVVPVAVKGTDFRGGGWPTFSVSFGKAIPVERTKPDKEMVDALSQRIMQEIGMLMTQKERK; from the coding sequence ATGTATAGGCTCGTAAGTCTTTTTCTATATGGGCTGTTTCGGTTTGTCTTTCGCTGTCGTGTTTATGGAGTGGAAAACATTCCTGCCACCGGCGCTGTCATTATCGCATCTAATCATATCGGTAATTTTGACCCGCCGGTAATTGGTTGTCAATTGTCGCGCCGCATTTATTTTATGGCCAAAGAAGAGTTGTTTCGGGTACCGATTTTGGCTGGTGTAATTCGTTGGTTAGGAGCTTTTCCGGTTAAGCGGGGCAGTGCAGACCGCCATGCAGTCAAGCGCATGTTGGAAATATTGGTGGCCGGCCAGGTTCTAGGCGTATTTCCGGAAGGCACGCGCGGGAAAAACGGTGTTTTAGGTGAACCAGAGCCCGGCATGGCGATGATGGCCCTAAAGACAGGAACAACGGTTGTACCTGTTGCTGTGAAGGGAACGGATTTTCGCGGCGGTGGTTGGCCTACGTTTTCTGTGTCTTTTGGCAAGGCAATTCCTGTGGAACGCACGAAGCCAGATAAAGAAATGGTTGATGCTTTAAGTCAGCGGATTATGCAGGAAATTGGAATGCTCATGACGCAAAAAGAAAGAAAGTGA
- the cmk gene encoding (d)CMP kinase translates to MEKKVVIAIDGPAGAGKSTVAKMVAQQLGYVYIDTGAMYRAVAWKATQVGIGAEQHEALANMLKEFHLELLPSEGAAKVIVDGVDVSEAIRRPEISRQVSIYAQQPQVRKALLSMQREMGAAGGVVMDGRDIGTAVFPQAEVKVFLTASLQERAHRRWLELQAKGESIEEAIVAAEMESRDKQDEERELAPLVQAEDAYLLDTSGLGIHDVVAEIAGLCQACRDAGKKV, encoded by the coding sequence ATGGAAAAAAAAGTAGTTATTGCCATAGATGGTCCAGCAGGAGCTGGTAAAAGCACGGTAGCCAAAATGGTAGCGCAGCAATTGGGGTATGTATATATTGATACAGGCGCCATGTACAGGGCGGTTGCTTGGAAAGCAACGCAAGTCGGCATTGGTGCGGAGCAGCACGAAGCATTGGCTAATATGTTGAAAGAATTTCATTTGGAACTGCTTCCAAGCGAAGGTGCGGCAAAAGTAATTGTGGATGGCGTCGATGTCAGTGAAGCCATTCGCAGGCCGGAAATCAGTCGCCAAGTATCTATTTATGCGCAACAGCCTCAAGTTCGTAAGGCTCTTCTTTCCATGCAACGGGAAATGGGGGCTGCTGGTGGCGTAGTCATGGACGGGCGCGATATTGGCACTGCCGTGTTTCCGCAAGCAGAGGTGAAGGTATTCCTTACGGCCTCTCTTCAAGAGCGGGCGCACCGGCGTTGGTTGGAACTGCAGGCCAAGGGAGAATCAATAGAAGAAGCCATTGTTGCGGCTGAAATGGAGAGTCGAGATAAACAAGACGAGGAACGGGAGCTGGCGCCGCTTGTTCAGGCGGAAGATGCATACCTCTTAGATACCAGCGGGTTGGGCATTCATGACGTGGTGGCCGAAATTGCCGGACTTTGTCAAGCTTGCCGGGATGCGGGAAAGAAGGTCTGA
- the aroA gene encoding 3-phosphoshikimate 1-carboxyvinyltransferase, which translates to MTQTRVIQPVRQWQGTIVAPGDKSISHRSIMLAGLAEQPVRLSNFLYAADCLSTVRCMRALGVKVEKDAEGVLTVSGNGLYGLKEPEDILDAGNSGTTLRLLSGILGAQSFFSVITGDASLRQRPMGRVVKPLRLMGSQLSGRQDGRNIPMAIGPNPTLKGIRYDLPVASAQVKSAILLAGLFADGPTTVSEPHRSRDHTERLLELFGVKVTREGTSVTVEPAQTLEAPPAIDIAGDISSAAFWMVAVSIVPDSEITIENVGLNPTRTGILDVLEQMGADLTVLNRRRSGNEDIADILVRSAELKGCEIGGEIMPRLIDEIPILAVAAMFASGKTVITGAEELRVKETDRLHAVALEFGKMGAVIEEKEDGLVIEGGHSLHEAICFAHHDHRIAMSLAIAGSAARGVTIEGADCVEISYPDFFEVLAGFAQ; encoded by the coding sequence ATGACCCAAACACGCGTCATTCAACCAGTGCGCCAGTGGCAAGGAACTATTGTCGCACCAGGAGACAAATCTATTTCTCATCGTTCGATTATGCTGGCAGGCTTAGCCGAACAACCAGTTCGCCTAAGCAACTTTCTATATGCTGCTGATTGTCTTTCCACGGTGCGGTGTATGCGCGCATTAGGTGTAAAGGTGGAAAAGGATGCCGAAGGAGTGCTGACGGTCAGCGGCAATGGTCTTTATGGACTGAAGGAACCGGAAGATATTCTGGATGCGGGAAACTCTGGGACCACGCTGCGCTTGTTGAGTGGAATTCTAGGCGCGCAATCATTTTTTAGTGTGATTACTGGTGATGCTTCCTTACGTCAGCGTCCGATGGGGAGGGTTGTAAAGCCGCTTCGTCTCATGGGAAGTCAGCTGTCTGGAAGGCAGGATGGACGCAACATACCGATGGCAATCGGGCCTAACCCGACCTTAAAAGGCATACGGTATGATTTGCCTGTAGCAAGCGCACAGGTGAAATCGGCTATTCTTCTGGCCGGACTTTTTGCGGATGGGCCTACTACTGTAAGCGAGCCGCATCGTTCGAGGGATCACACAGAACGGTTGCTGGAATTGTTTGGCGTGAAAGTGACAAGAGAAGGAACTTCGGTGACAGTGGAGCCTGCGCAGACCTTGGAAGCGCCACCAGCGATTGATATTGCAGGAGACATTAGTTCGGCGGCGTTTTGGATGGTTGCCGTCTCGATTGTTCCAGACAGTGAGATAACCATTGAAAACGTCGGCTTAAATCCGACGCGCACCGGCATCTTGGATGTGCTTGAACAGATGGGAGCGGACTTGACGGTTCTGAACCGCCGCCGCAGCGGTAATGAGGATATTGCGGATATTTTAGTACGCTCTGCAGAACTAAAGGGATGTGAAATCGGCGGCGAAATTATGCCTCGTCTGATCGATGAGATCCCTATTTTGGCGGTTGCCGCTATGTTTGCTAGTGGGAAAACTGTTATCACTGGGGCTGAAGAGTTGCGGGTGAAAGAAACAGACCGGCTGCATGCAGTCGCCCTGGAATTTGGGAAAATGGGCGCTGTGATTGAAGAAAAAGAAGATGGATTGGTTATTGAAGGTGGACATTCCTTGCATGAGGCAATCTGTTTTGCGCATCATGATCATCGGATTGCCATGTCGCTGGCTATTGCCGGAAGTGCGGCTCGGGGCGTTACCATTGAGGGGGCGGATTGTGTAGAAATATCCTACCCGGATTTTTTTGAGGTATTGGCTGGTTTTGCACAGTAG
- the aroF gene encoding 3-deoxy-7-phosphoheptulonate synthase gives MIIFMQMPTPRQVQRVLEKLHQCGLDAQVWQTGGRTVVTAIGENDEVDADAFERLDGVEKVVQTRTPFKLVSRSFQAENSLIRVGEVVFGGEQVPVIAGPCAVESYEQFAETARLVKAAGAAMLRGGAYKPRTSPYSFQGLEEEGLRILRTVSDEVGLPVVSEVTDPRAVETVCKYVDMLQIGTRNMQNFALLKEIAHANKPVLLKRGSSATVEEWLMAAEYIMVGGNDAIVLCERGIRTFEPYTRNTLDLSAVPLAKHLTHLPVIADPSHGTGKWRLVTPMTLAAVAAGADGVIVEVHPCPEEAVSDGFQSLTPQNFEQMMEALSSIAAVVGRKG, from the coding sequence ATGATCATATTTATGCAAATGCCTACTCCCAGGCAAGTGCAACGAGTGCTGGAGAAATTGCACCAGTGCGGTCTGGATGCCCAAGTATGGCAGACAGGAGGGCGAACGGTAGTTACGGCGATCGGGGAAAATGACGAGGTAGATGCCGATGCATTCGAACGCTTGGATGGCGTGGAAAAAGTAGTGCAGACACGGACTCCGTTTAAGCTTGTCAGCCGTTCTTTTCAGGCGGAAAATAGTTTGATTCGCGTTGGTGAAGTAGTTTTTGGCGGCGAACAAGTGCCGGTCATTGCCGGTCCTTGCGCTGTGGAAAGCTATGAGCAGTTTGCGGAAACGGCTCGTTTAGTAAAAGCTGCCGGTGCCGCAATGCTGCGTGGCGGCGCTTATAAGCCGCGGACATCGCCTTATAGCTTTCAAGGGTTGGAAGAAGAAGGATTGCGGATTTTGCGCACTGTTTCCGACGAAGTTGGCTTGCCTGTAGTCTCGGAGGTAACCGATCCTCGGGCGGTAGAGACCGTTTGCAAGTATGTGGACATGCTGCAAATCGGCACGCGAAACATGCAAAATTTTGCGTTGCTGAAGGAAATTGCTCACGCGAATAAGCCTGTGCTGTTGAAGCGAGGCAGCTCGGCAACGGTAGAAGAGTGGCTCATGGCGGCAGAGTACATTATGGTCGGCGGCAACGATGCCATTGTGCTTTGCGAGCGCGGTATTCGCACCTTTGAGCCATATACTCGCAACACTTTAGATTTGAGCGCAGTGCCCTTGGCTAAACATTTGACTCATTTGCCGGTGATTGCCGATCCAAGTCATGGAACTGGCAAATGGCGCCTTGTGACGCCAATGACCTTAGCTGCTGTGGCGGCTGGTGCGGACGGAGTTATTGTAGAGGTGCACCCTTGCCCAGAAGAGGCCGTTTCCGACGGTTTCCAGTCCTTGACACCGCAGAACTTTGAACAGATGATGGAGGCATTGTCATCCATTGCTGCAGTAGTGGGCCGTAAAGGTTGA
- a CDS encoding NAD(P)/FAD-dependent oxidoreductase: protein MEERKKIAVIGAGAAGLMAALAAAEAGAAVTIYEKMGRPGRKIGITGKGRCNVTHVGDRERFLKNMVGNGKFLYSAWNALDNDALREMLRCAGVETKEERGGRVFPVSEKAADVVAAFEHTLRRLGVTFYLKTPVQELWQENERLCGVTLTDGRKEKADAVILATGGASYPGTGSTGDGYRMAEAVGHTLTPLQPALVPLEVEEEWVKELMGLSLRNVEASLWVDEKCETSEFGEMLFTHFGLSGPIILTLSRQAVMAVAAGSFVEIRVNLKPALSAEVLDKRLARDFVSLGRKRAVHCLDELLPSSLRPVVLDLAFINIAKEIGQLTREERHRLLELLQALPFTVTGARPLAEAIVTAGGVCVNEVDPRTMKSKKVEGLYLAGEVLDIDGNTGGFNLQAAFSTGYLAGRSAAQ from the coding sequence ATGGAAGAGCGAAAAAAAATTGCAGTTATCGGTGCCGGCGCGGCTGGCCTTATGGCGGCTTTAGCAGCTGCCGAAGCGGGAGCTGCGGTGACGATATATGAAAAAATGGGACGGCCGGGGCGAAAAATAGGCATTACCGGCAAGGGACGCTGCAATGTGACCCATGTAGGAGACCGGGAGCGGTTTCTAAAAAACATGGTGGGAAATGGTAAGTTTCTTTATAGCGCTTGGAACGCTTTGGATAATGACGCTTTGCGCGAAATGCTGCGTTGCGCCGGTGTGGAGACTAAAGAAGAACGAGGCGGCAGAGTTTTTCCGGTTAGTGAAAAAGCGGCAGATGTAGTGGCGGCTTTTGAACATACTCTGCGCCGTCTTGGAGTGACTTTTTACTTAAAAACTCCGGTGCAAGAGTTGTGGCAGGAGAATGAGCGACTTTGCGGTGTCACGTTGACTGACGGCAGGAAAGAGAAAGCAGATGCCGTTATTTTGGCGACAGGAGGAGCTTCCTATCCAGGGACAGGCAGTACAGGTGATGGCTACCGCATGGCCGAAGCGGTCGGACATACGTTGACGCCGCTGCAGCCGGCGCTGGTTCCGCTGGAAGTGGAAGAAGAGTGGGTAAAAGAATTAATGGGCTTGTCGCTTCGCAATGTCGAAGCATCGCTGTGGGTGGACGAAAAATGCGAGACTTCTGAGTTCGGGGAAATGCTTTTTACGCATTTTGGTTTATCCGGACCTATTATTTTAACGTTGAGTCGCCAGGCTGTCATGGCGGTAGCCGCAGGCAGTTTTGTGGAAATACGCGTTAACCTGAAGCCTGCGCTGTCGGCAGAGGTTTTGGATAAACGTCTGGCGCGCGATTTTGTTTCACTGGGTCGCAAAAGAGCGGTACATTGTCTAGATGAACTGCTGCCGTCTTCATTGCGGCCGGTAGTCTTGGATTTGGCTTTTATTAATATAGCTAAAGAGATTGGCCAATTGACGCGAGAGGAACGCCATCGTCTGCTGGAGCTGCTGCAGGCTCTGCCTTTTACGGTTACCGGAGCTAGACCTTTGGCAGAAGCCATTGTAACCGCCGGAGGCGTGTGTGTGAATGAGGTGGATCCGCGCACCATGAAGTCTAAAAAGGTAGAAGGCTTGTATTTGGCAGGGGAAGTGCTGGATATTGACGGCAACACAGGCGGCTTTAATTTGCAAGCGGCATTCTCGACCGGATATTTGGCGGGCCGAAGCGCTGCACAATAA
- a CDS encoding pseudouridine synthase produces MQERLQKVLSHAGVASRREAERLISEGHVKVNGKVVTELGTKVDAGKDRIQVDGRLVAKEKLVYLLLYKPKGCVTTSKDPEGRQTVLDLLEGIDARVYPVGRLDYHTEGLLLLTNDGELTHALIHPRHQVEKEYLVQVKGIPSEEKLDRLRAGIRLEDGMAAPVEVRLQEILHEKNRSVLTVVLREGRNRQVRRMFDAIGFSVWSLKRIRFAFLTLQGVRRGKWRHLTAEEVAGLYQFKPE; encoded by the coding sequence ATGCAGGAACGCTTGCAGAAAGTATTAAGTCATGCAGGAGTGGCTTCGCGCCGCGAGGCGGAGCGCTTAATCAGTGAAGGACATGTGAAGGTCAACGGAAAGGTCGTAACCGAACTAGGAACCAAGGTGGATGCGGGTAAAGACCGTATTCAAGTAGATGGCCGTCTGGTGGCGAAAGAAAAGCTTGTATATTTACTTTTATATAAGCCCAAAGGCTGTGTGACGACCTCCAAAGACCCGGAAGGACGTCAAACCGTTCTGGATCTATTAGAGGGAATTGACGCCCGTGTATACCCCGTAGGGCGGTTGGATTATCATACAGAAGGCCTGCTGTTGTTAACGAATGACGGCGAATTGACGCATGCTTTGATTCACCCTCGGCATCAGGTGGAGAAAGAATACCTTGTACAGGTGAAAGGCATTCCTTCCGAAGAGAAGCTGGATCGCTTGCGAGCTGGTATCCGCTTGGAAGATGGCATGGCTGCGCCTGTGGAAGTACGGCTGCAGGAGATTTTGCACGAAAAAAACCGCTCCGTATTGACGGTGGTGCTGCGTGAAGGTCGTAATCGGCAGGTGCGCAGGATGTTTGACGCCATCGGCTTTTCGGTGTGGTCTTTAAAGAGAATCCGGTTTGCCTTTTTGACGCTTCAAGGCGTGCGCAGAGGGAAATGGCGTCACTTGACGGCGGAAGAAGTGGCCGGTTTATACCAGTTTAAACCAGAGTAG